The Deinococcus sedimenti genome contains the following window.
TAGTCAGGGCTGTGGCAACTCACGAACTGACGCCCTCCGATCAAGACGCTTTCTTTGAGGGGTATGGACCGACAGCACGGCTGACGTCCCAAGAGGCGGCGCAGTTTGTTGAGATCGCGCTACTCTTCTAAGTCATGCCACTCATGCGGAGTTCAGTACCGGACATCTTGCCCTCAGACCGCATCAGGAGCAGGAAAAGGCTAGCTGAAGAGTTCCGTGAACGGACCTCGTTTGGACGTCCCCCATCGAAGGGCATTGGCCAAGCGTTCCCATCCGGCGGTCACAAGACTGGCCTCCTTGCGCCCATGAGACTTGACCCGGATGGGGCGCTGACGCGCCCCATCCACACCCACTCGTAAACTCCATGTCCAGGCCAGGGTAACGAGTCCAAAGAGGCGTTCCAGACGCTCTTTCTGCGTGATGCCCGTCTGTTCCAGATTGAAACCGCGTGACTTCATCGACGA
Protein-coding sequences here:
- a CDS encoding transposase, which produces LGSMVAMAEKEAIYGCRMQLVRARSPEGDLMCLATDLHVLDAMSAYKLRWSIECTFSSMKSRGFNLEQTGITQKERLERLFGLVTLAWTWSLRVGVDGARQRPIRVKSHGRKEASLVTAGWERLANALRWGTSKRGPFTELFS